The following proteins are encoded in a genomic region of Glycine soja cultivar W05 chromosome 17, ASM419377v2, whole genome shotgun sequence:
- the LOC114392442 gene encoding SNF1-related protein kinase regulatory subunit beta-2-like produces the protein MGNVNVTPEEEEVSASARATDENAMPQSPPTSPTATHFPLIFAPQVPVVPLQRPDEMHVPSCSWMETTSGYEDVYREVGIPTVITWSYDGKEVAVEGSWDNWKTRMPLERSGKDFAIMKVLPSGVYQYRFIVDGRMRYTPDSPWAQDDAGDAYNILDLQDYVPEDIGSISSFEPPQSPDSSYDNLYLSSEDYAKEPPLVPPLLQMTLLNVPATNMKIQPPMSRPRHEVLNHLYAQKGKSSPSVVGLGTTHRFLAKYVTVVLYKSLQGKP, from the exons ATGGGCAATGTGAACGTGActcctgaagaagaagaagtttctGCAAGTGCAAGGGCAACCGATGAGAACGCCATGCCTCAGTCTCCTCCCACCTCTCCTACGGCTACCCATTTCCCCCTCATATTCGCTCCTCAG GTTCCGGTGGTTCCGCTACAAAGACCTGATGAGATGCATGTTCCAAGTTGTTCCTGGATGGAGACAACTTCAGGGTATGAAGATGTGTACCGCGAAGTAGGAATTCCAACAGTGATTACTTGGAGTTATGATGGAAAGGAAGTAGCTGTGGAGGGATCGTGGGATAATTGGAAAACAAG AATGCCCCTGGAGAGATCAGGGAAGGACTTTGCAATAATGAAGGTTCTGCCATCTGGTGTTTACCAGTACAGATTTATTGTGGATGGACGGATGAGGTACACTCCAGACTCGCCTTGGGCCCAAGATGATGCTGGGGATGCTTACAACATCTTGGACTTACag GATTATGTTCCTGAAGACATTGGAAGCATTTCTAGTTTTGAGCCTCCTCAATCACCAGACTCGAGTTATGATAACTTATATCTTAGTTCTGAAGATTATGCTAAGGAGCCACCATTAGTTCCTCCACTCTTGCAAATGACACTGCTAAATGTGCCTGCAACAAATATGAAAATCCAACCTCCTATGTCAAGACCTCGACATGAAGTGCTGAATCATCTTTACGCACAAAAAGGAAAGAGCAGTCCTTCAGTGGTTGGCCTTGGTACAACTCATCGGTTTCTAGCCAAATATGTCACTGTTGTGCTGTACAAGTCGTTGCAAGGTAAACCATAA